A single genomic interval of uncultured Desulfobacter sp. harbors:
- a CDS encoding MBL fold metallo-hydrolase, with amino-acid sequence MDLTLLVDNNTFIDRYLTAEPGLSILIEDEDVTVLFDLGYSNLFLKNAEKMGKDLSCLDFLVLSHSHLDHTWGLGPFIRYLTERTIEGLDVKYPKLVAHPEVFSSVRVDGLSEIGCLVTKEKAGRHMELALAKTPVNLSPRLIFLGEIPRENSFEGQTPIGMKQTPDGPVPDLILDDSALVYTSYQGLVIITGCSHAGICNIISHAQQVCGDERIADIIGGFHLLNPPAFQMEKTLDYFRQITPLALHACHCTDLNSKVALVGVAPLKDTGVGLSLHFDPMP; translated from the coding sequence ATGGATCTTACCCTGCTGGTGGACAATAATACGTTTATCGACCGGTATCTGACAGCCGAGCCAGGGTTGTCAATTCTGATTGAAGATGAAGATGTAACGGTCCTTTTTGATCTGGGCTATTCAAATTTGTTTTTAAAAAATGCTGAAAAAATGGGAAAGGATCTATCCTGCCTGGATTTTCTGGTCCTTTCCCACAGTCACCTGGATCATACCTGGGGATTAGGTCCTTTTATCCGTTACCTGACCGAACGGACCATTGAAGGCCTGGACGTAAAATATCCGAAACTTGTAGCCCACCCGGAAGTTTTTTCTTCCGTGCGTGTTGATGGACTATCTGAAATCGGGTGTCTGGTGACAAAGGAAAAAGCCGGTCGTCACATGGAATTGGCCCTGGCCAAAACCCCTGTCAACTTAAGTCCCCGCCTTATTTTTTTAGGTGAAATCCCCAGGGAAAACAGCTTTGAAGGCCAGACGCCCATCGGGATGAAGCAAACACCTGACGGCCCTGTTCCGGACTTGATCTTGGACGATTCCGCCCTGGTCTATACGTCGTACCAGGGGCTTGTTATTATCACGGGCTGTTCCCATGCAGGAATCTGCAACATCATATCCCATGCCCAACAGGTGTGTGGGGACGAGCGGATCGCAGACATCATCGGCGGTTTCCATCTGCTCAATCCGCCGGCCTTCCAGATGGAAAAAACCTTGGATTATTTCAGGCAGATCACGCCCCTGGCGCTTCATGCTTGCCACTGCACGGATCTTAACTCAAAGGTTGCCCTGGTCGGGGTGGCAC